From a single Sinomonas atrocyanea genomic region:
- a CDS encoding NAD(P)-dependent alcohol dehydrogenase, producing MPTVNAYAAPGAAEPLVKTTIERRELGPHDVLIEIKYAGICHSDIHTVRGDWGPQQYPLTPGHEIAGVVTEVGNEVTKHTVGDRVGVGCMVNSCGHCVNCEKGNEQYCLEGNVGTYGAVDRDGTITQGGYSTHVVVTEDFVLRIPDGLDLDVATPLLCAGITTYSPLNRWGAGPGKKVAVVGLGGLGHMGVKIAHAMGAEVTVLSQSLKKKEDGLRLGADHYYATSDPETFEKLAGTFDVILNTVSAPIDLNAYLGLLAAGGAMVSVGAPPESLAVNAFSLIGGGKTLAGSMIGGIRETQEMLDFCAEHGFGADIELIPAEQINEAYERVLASDVRYRFVIDAATF from the coding sequence ATGCCCACCGTCAATGCCTACGCAGCACCGGGCGCCGCTGAGCCGCTCGTCAAGACCACCATCGAGCGCCGCGAGCTTGGCCCGCATGATGTCCTCATCGAGATCAAGTACGCCGGCATCTGCCACTCTGACATCCACACGGTCCGCGGGGACTGGGGCCCCCAGCAGTACCCGCTCACGCCCGGGCACGAGATCGCGGGCGTCGTCACCGAGGTCGGCAACGAGGTGACCAAGCACACCGTCGGCGACCGCGTCGGCGTGGGCTGCATGGTCAACTCGTGCGGCCACTGCGTGAACTGCGAGAAGGGCAACGAGCAGTACTGCCTCGAGGGCAACGTCGGCACCTACGGTGCCGTGGACCGCGACGGCACCATCACCCAGGGCGGCTACTCGACCCACGTGGTGGTGACCGAGGACTTCGTCCTGCGGATCCCGGACGGCCTCGACCTCGACGTCGCGACCCCGCTCCTGTGCGCGGGCATCACCACGTACTCGCCGCTGAACCGCTGGGGCGCGGGCCCGGGCAAGAAGGTGGCCGTGGTGGGCCTGGGCGGCCTGGGCCACATGGGCGTCAAGATCGCCCACGCCATGGGCGCCGAGGTCACCGTGCTCTCGCAGTCGCTGAAGAAGAAGGAGGACGGGCTGCGGCTCGGCGCGGACCACTACTACGCCACGTCCGATCCCGAGACGTTCGAGAAGCTCGCGGGCACGTTCGACGTCATCCTCAACACCGTCAGCGCCCCGATCGACCTCAACGCCTACCTCGGCCTGCTCGCCGCGGGCGGCGCCATGGTCAGCGTGGGGGCCCCGCCGGAGTCCCTCGCCGTCAACGCCTTCAGCCTGATCGGCGGCGGCAAGACCCTCGCCGGGTCGATGATCGGCGGCATCCGCGAGACCCAGGAGATGCTGGACTTCTGTGCCGAGCACGGCTTCGGCGCGGACATCGAGCTGATCCCCGCGGAGCAGATCAACGAGGCCTACGAGCGCGTGCTCGCCTCGGACGTCCGCTACCGCTTCGTCATCGACGCCGCGACGTTCTGA
- a CDS encoding VOC family protein yields the protein MSEQTEETSTAPGSRAANGEHTVNGMPRGSTSLTPFIVVDGAEAAIGFYGAVFGARLLSRTDMPGADGRPLVAHAVLDFPSGRLELGDANPQYHLVLPPAGDDDCYSLAVYVPDVDAAVDRAVAGGATVREPATDFVSGDRFASIRDPFGIRWSIMTRVEDLSDDEVKARIEAWAASLGG from the coding sequence ATGAGCGAACAGACAGAAGAGACCAGCACCGCTCCGGGCAGCCGCGCCGCCAACGGCGAGCACACCGTCAACGGCATGCCGCGCGGCTCGACCTCGCTGACGCCGTTCATCGTGGTGGACGGCGCCGAGGCCGCGATCGGCTTCTACGGGGCCGTGTTCGGCGCGCGCCTCCTCTCCCGGACCGACATGCCCGGCGCCGACGGACGGCCCCTCGTGGCGCACGCCGTCCTGGACTTCCCGTCCGGCCGGCTCGAGCTCGGCGACGCGAATCCGCAGTACCACCTCGTGCTCCCGCCGGCGGGGGACGACGACTGCTATTCCCTGGCCGTCTACGTCCCGGATGTGGACGCCGCCGTGGACCGGGCCGTCGCCGGCGGTGCCACCGTCCGGGAGCCCGCCACGGACTTCGTCTCGGGGGACCGCTTCGCGAGCATCCGCGACCCGTTCGGCATCCGCTGGTCCATCATGACCCGCGTGGAGGACCTCTCCGATGACGAGGTGAAGGCCCGCATCGAGGCGTGGGCCGCGTCGCTGGGCGGCTGA
- a CDS encoding helix-turn-helix transcriptional regulator, with protein MQPTSRGELTPDPRAPIARIAPPAWAAHAVRHLWIVEWDLPEGQAVRQLVLGYPALNVVAEPERFAVYGPATSASTRTLAGRGWGVGMLLRPAATPLFAPRPAEFADAERDLDAPEVHRAVVHSMASEQPAETRYAEAADAVLRWIVGLVPAADPRGLEANRMAELADSHPGLLKVADLAAAMGASERSLDRLAADFMGPTPAALMRRRRIQVAAERLRADPRTPLADLAHSLGYADQPHLTRDFRAVLGMTPREYAGR; from the coding sequence GTGCAGCCGACATCCCGTGGTGAGCTGACCCCCGATCCCCGGGCCCCGATCGCGAGGATCGCCCCGCCGGCCTGGGCCGCGCACGCCGTCCGGCACCTATGGATCGTCGAATGGGACCTCCCGGAGGGCCAGGCCGTGCGCCAGCTGGTCCTCGGCTACCCTGCGCTCAACGTGGTCGCCGAGCCGGAGAGGTTCGCCGTCTACGGGCCCGCGACGTCGGCTTCCACCCGCACGCTCGCCGGCCGCGGCTGGGGCGTGGGGATGCTGCTGCGGCCCGCGGCCACGCCGCTGTTCGCCCCGCGGCCCGCGGAGTTCGCCGACGCCGAACGCGACCTCGACGCGCCCGAGGTGCACCGCGCCGTCGTGCACTCCATGGCCTCGGAGCAGCCGGCGGAGACCCGCTACGCCGAGGCCGCGGACGCGGTGCTGCGCTGGATCGTGGGGCTCGTGCCGGCCGCGGATCCGCGGGGGCTCGAGGCCAACCGCATGGCCGAGCTCGCCGACTCGCACCCGGGCCTGCTGAAGGTGGCGGACCTCGCGGCCGCGATGGGGGCCTCCGAGCGCTCCCTCGACCGCCTTGCGGCCGACTTCATGGGCCCGACACCGGCTGCGCTCATGCGGCGGCGGCGGATCCAGGTCGCGGCCGAACGGCTGCGGGCCGATCCCCGCACGCCGCTTGCGGACCTCGCCCACAGCCTCGGCTACGCCGACCAGCCCCACCTCACCCGGGACTTCCGCGCGGTGCTCGGCATGACGCCCCGGGAGTACGCCGGCCGCTGA
- a CDS encoding AMP-binding protein, whose protein sequence is MFASPYPDVEIPEVPLHEYLFGGLAEEDLDRVAMVDGTSGAETTYRELVARIDALAGWLAAHGVGPGTTLGLMCPNVPAFAVVFHGILRTGAAVTTVNSLYTAEETGRQLADAGATWLFTVSPFLDRAEPAAGEAGIPPERVVVLDGGPSPSGAAHPSLGEALSAGLHAPDVEVDPHAVAVLPYSSGTSGTPKGVMLSHYNLVANVAQGRPLLGVTAQDTLLAVLPFFHIYGLTMLVNAAFLQRARLVTMPKFDLAEFLRITQDHRCTYLFIAPPIAVALAKHPLVEQYDLSSVRVAFSGAAPLDAALGEGVAARLGCAMLQGYGMTELSPASHIMPLSEAGRMPLDSVGVTVPNTQCKLLDPATDEEIPLPPAEKGPEAVSAPGQLLVRGPQVMLGYLNRPDATAATIDPDGFLRTGDIATVRADGVVTIVDRLKELIKYKGYQIAPAELEAVLLTHPQIADAAVIGVRADDGEEVPKAFVVRQPGAQLGDEDVMAFVAEHVAPFKKVRAVEFLDAIPKSSSGKILRRELRAAERG, encoded by the coding sequence ATGTTCGCGAGCCCGTACCCGGACGTCGAGATCCCGGAGGTGCCCCTCCACGAGTACCTGTTCGGCGGCCTGGCAGAGGAGGACCTGGACCGCGTCGCGATGGTGGACGGCACGAGCGGGGCCGAGACCACCTACCGCGAGCTCGTGGCCCGCATCGACGCCCTCGCCGGCTGGCTCGCCGCGCACGGGGTGGGGCCGGGGACCACCCTCGGGCTCATGTGCCCCAATGTGCCGGCCTTCGCCGTGGTGTTCCACGGGATCCTGCGCACCGGGGCGGCGGTCACCACGGTCAACTCGCTCTACACCGCCGAGGAGACGGGCCGCCAGCTCGCCGACGCCGGCGCCACGTGGCTCTTCACCGTCTCGCCGTTCCTGGACCGCGCCGAGCCCGCCGCGGGGGAGGCCGGCATCCCGCCGGAACGGGTGGTGGTGCTCGACGGCGGCCCGTCGCCCTCCGGTGCGGCGCACCCCTCGCTCGGGGAGGCGCTCTCGGCCGGGCTGCACGCGCCGGACGTCGAGGTGGACCCGCACGCCGTCGCGGTCCTGCCGTACTCCTCGGGCACGTCCGGCACCCCCAAGGGCGTCATGCTCAGCCACTACAACCTCGTGGCGAACGTGGCCCAGGGCAGGCCCCTGCTGGGGGTGACGGCCCAGGACACGCTCCTGGCCGTCCTGCCCTTCTTCCACATCTACGGCCTCACCATGCTCGTCAACGCGGCCTTCCTGCAGCGGGCGCGGCTCGTCACGATGCCGAAGTTCGACCTCGCCGAGTTCCTGCGCATCACCCAGGACCACCGCTGCACCTACCTGTTCATCGCCCCGCCCATCGCGGTGGCCCTCGCCAAGCACCCGCTCGTGGAGCAGTACGACCTCTCGAGCGTGCGCGTCGCGTTCTCCGGTGCGGCGCCGCTGGATGCGGCGCTCGGCGAGGGGGTCGCCGCCCGCCTCGGCTGCGCGATGCTGCAGGGCTACGGCATGACGGAGCTGAGCCCGGCCTCGCACATCATGCCGCTCTCGGAGGCCGGCCGGATGCCCCTGGACTCGGTCGGCGTGACGGTGCCCAACACGCAGTGCAAGCTGCTCGACCCGGCCACGGACGAGGAGATCCCGCTGCCCCCGGCGGAGAAGGGCCCGGAGGCCGTGAGCGCGCCCGGGCAGCTGCTGGTCCGGGGGCCGCAGGTGATGCTCGGCTACCTCAACCGCCCGGACGCGACCGCCGCGACGATCGATCCGGACGGGTTCCTGCGGACGGGGGACATCGCCACGGTCCGCGCGGACGGCGTGGTGACGATCGTGGACCGGCTCAAGGAACTCATCAAGTACAAGGGCTACCAGATCGCGCCCGCAGAGCTCGAGGCGGTGCTGCTCACCCACCCGCAGATCGCGGACGCCGCCGTGATCGGGGTGCGGGCGGACGACGGCGAGGAGGTCCCCAAGGCGTTCGTCGTCCGCCAGCCGGGTGCCCAGCTGGGCGACGAGGACGTCATGGCGTTCGTGGCCGAGCACGTCGCCCCGTTCAAGAAGGTCCGCGCCGTCGAGTTCCTCGACGCGATCCCCAAGTCCTCCTCGGGCAAGATCCTCCGGCGCGAGCTGCGGGCGGCGGAGCGGGGCTGA
- a CDS encoding helix-turn-helix domain-containing protein — protein MEDSAREALAALGASIRAARKDAGITQATLAELAGTSERTVRDIERGSPSPSIGAVIAAARAVGLTVGAS, from the coding sequence GTGGAGGACTCCGCGCGAGAGGCGCTGGCGGCGCTCGGTGCGAGCATCAGGGCCGCGCGCAAGGACGCCGGCATCACGCAGGCGACCCTGGCCGAGCTTGCCGGGACATCGGAGCGGACGGTGCGCGACATCGAGCGCGGCTCGCCGAGCCCGAGCATCGGTGCCGTGATCGCCGCAGCTCGCGCCGTCGGCCTCACGGTCGGCGCGAGCTGA
- a CDS encoding TetR/AcrR family transcriptional regulator C-terminal domain-containing protein, producing MGPVETRAAAAARRLLAPRKGRGAETRQRIVDAAAALFATRPADSVTVSQIAAAARVFPNQITYHFGSKDSLFIHAAFVLLLRDAGRIEGVGTRLSTAEAFRRAMARTVLVTPSLPVVISALALARAKPKLSPVVKGHLSLLFRISEHHLENMLGLRGWVIDRSLRQEVKTFWSAAFGAILIAESGYPGTQADLDLAGTLTIREP from the coding sequence ATGGGTCCCGTCGAGACACGCGCCGCCGCCGCCGCACGGCGCCTCCTCGCCCCGCGCAAGGGGCGCGGCGCGGAGACGCGCCAGCGCATCGTCGACGCCGCGGCAGCCCTGTTCGCGACCCGCCCCGCGGACTCGGTCACGGTCAGCCAGATCGCCGCCGCCGCGCGGGTCTTCCCGAACCAGATCACCTACCACTTCGGTTCGAAGGACTCGCTCTTCATCCACGCCGCGTTCGTGCTGCTCCTGCGGGACGCCGGGCGCATCGAGGGCGTGGGAACGCGGCTCTCGACGGCCGAGGCGTTCCGGCGCGCCATGGCGCGGACGGTCCTCGTGACCCCGTCCCTGCCCGTGGTCATCAGCGCGCTCGCGCTCGCGCGGGCCAAGCCCAAGCTGAGCCCCGTGGTCAAGGGCCACCTGAGCCTGCTGTTCCGCATCTCCGAGCACCACCTCGAGAACATGCTCGGGCTGCGCGGCTGGGTGATCGACCGCAGCCTGCGCCAGGAGGTCAAGACGTTCTGGTCCGCCGCCTTCGGCGCCATCCTCATCGCCGAGTCCGGCTACCCCGGCACCCAGGCCGACCTCGACCTGGCTGGCACCCTGACCATCCGGGAGCCCTAG
- a CDS encoding FAD-dependent oxidoreductase has protein sequence MESTEYAVIGAGLAGASTAWHLAARGHEVTVLERSTPANDAGSSHGSARIFRYAYEDEFYTRLLQRSEEGWAELARLGGGELITATGSVDYGAERDPAALAGVLAACGVEHELLGAEEARGRWPQIAFDTDVLWHPGAGVIDAQETVMAMVGAAADHGARLETGWAAESVVRDGPAFVVTAEDGRTLRAGRVVVAAGGWLPRLLGALPLPEGFLDAMPHLEVRQEQAYHFPYAEPPTEAPATWPTFIHMRRGWTAYGLPGGRDAGFRGQKIAEFNGGKVLPSAADQDGVIDPENRRRVVEYVRECLPGLVPEPYAETTCLFTNTPTEDFVIDSAGGITVVSPCSGHGAKFAPVIGELAADSASGAGEVPARFRVAR, from the coding sequence ATGGAATCGACCGAGTATGCCGTCATCGGGGCCGGGCTGGCGGGCGCCTCCACCGCCTGGCACCTGGCGGCCCGCGGCCACGAGGTGACCGTCCTCGAGCGTTCGACCCCCGCGAACGATGCCGGCAGCTCCCACGGTTCCGCGCGGATCTTCCGCTACGCATACGAGGACGAGTTCTACACGCGGCTCCTCCAGCGCTCGGAGGAGGGCTGGGCGGAGCTGGCCCGGCTCGGCGGCGGCGAGCTCATCACCGCCACCGGGTCCGTCGACTACGGCGCCGAGCGCGACCCCGCGGCGCTCGCCGGGGTCCTCGCGGCCTGCGGGGTCGAGCACGAGCTGCTCGGCGCCGAGGAGGCCCGCGGGAGGTGGCCCCAGATCGCGTTCGACACCGACGTGCTGTGGCACCCCGGTGCGGGGGTGATCGATGCCCAGGAGACGGTGATGGCGATGGTCGGCGCCGCCGCGGACCACGGCGCCCGGCTCGAGACCGGCTGGGCCGCCGAGTCCGTGGTCCGCGACGGGCCCGCGTTCGTCGTCACCGCGGAGGACGGGCGGACGCTGCGCGCCGGCCGGGTGGTCGTCGCCGCGGGCGGCTGGCTGCCGCGGCTGCTCGGGGCGCTTCCCCTGCCGGAGGGGTTCCTTGACGCCATGCCGCACCTCGAGGTCCGGCAGGAGCAGGCCTACCACTTCCCCTACGCCGAGCCGCCGACCGAGGCGCCCGCGACGTGGCCCACGTTCATCCACATGCGCCGGGGCTGGACGGCGTACGGGCTCCCGGGCGGGCGCGACGCAGGGTTCCGTGGGCAGAAGATCGCCGAGTTCAACGGAGGCAAGGTCCTTCCCTCGGCGGCGGACCAGGACGGGGTGATCGACCCGGAGAACCGGCGCCGCGTCGTCGAGTACGTGCGCGAGTGCCTCCCGGGCCTGGTCCCCGAGCCCTACGCGGAGACCACGTGCCTGTTCACGAACACGCCGACCGAGGACTTCGTCATCGACTCCGCCGGCGGCATCACGGTGGTGTCCCCCTGCTCGGGGCACGGGGCCAAGTTCGCGCCTGTGATCGGCGAGCTCGCGGCGGACTCGGCCTCGGGCGCAGGGGAGGTGCCCGCGCGCTTCCGCGTGGCCCGGTAG
- a CDS encoding beta-ketoacyl-[acyl-carrier-protein] synthase family protein: MGTEIVITGMGATTPLGGTVPELWEGMLSLRSGVRALAGFDPSLPVHIAGRLAVEPELAMQPVQARRLDRSQQAAVIAAREAWADAGAPEVDGDRLAVVIGTGIGGVETLLAQDDILEAAGSRRVSPRTVPMLMANAAAAQLSIEYGARAAAMAPASACASGAEAIVHAARLIECDEADIVIAGGAEAAITPLTIAGFAQIGALSKAQGDPEAASRPFDAGRTGFVLGEGAGVVVLERAEHARARRARTRAALSGYGVTADAFHITGTDPEGIGQIKAIRKALRRAGIDGGDIQHVNAHATGTHVGDISEALAVREALGEDVAVTAPKGALGHLVGAAGAVEAILTALTLESGIIPPTRNLDHLDPAIDLDVVAGAPRQARVEAAVSNSFGFGGHNVSLLLTRA, from the coding sequence ATGGGGACCGAGATCGTCATCACCGGAATGGGCGCCACGACGCCGCTCGGCGGCACCGTGCCCGAGCTCTGGGAAGGCATGCTGTCCCTCCGCTCCGGCGTCCGCGCCCTCGCGGGGTTCGACCCCTCGCTCCCCGTCCACATCGCCGGGCGGCTCGCTGTCGAGCCCGAGCTGGCCATGCAGCCGGTCCAGGCGCGCCGCCTCGACCGCAGCCAGCAGGCCGCCGTCATCGCCGCGCGCGAGGCGTGGGCCGACGCGGGCGCGCCGGAGGTCGACGGCGACCGGCTCGCCGTCGTGATCGGGACCGGCATCGGCGGGGTGGAGACCCTCCTGGCCCAGGACGACATCCTCGAGGCCGCCGGCTCCCGCCGAGTCTCCCCGCGCACCGTCCCGATGCTCATGGCCAACGCCGCCGCCGCGCAGCTGAGCATCGAATACGGCGCCCGGGCCGCCGCCATGGCCCCCGCCTCCGCGTGCGCCTCGGGCGCCGAGGCGATCGTCCACGCTGCGCGGCTCATCGAGTGCGACGAGGCGGACATCGTGATCGCCGGCGGGGCCGAGGCCGCGATCACCCCGCTGACCATCGCCGGCTTCGCCCAGATCGGCGCGCTCTCCAAGGCCCAGGGCGACCCCGAGGCCGCCTCCCGACCGTTCGACGCGGGCCGCACCGGGTTCGTGCTCGGCGAGGGGGCCGGCGTCGTGGTCCTCGAGCGCGCTGAGCATGCCCGAGCGCGCAGGGCCCGGACCCGCGCCGCCCTCTCCGGCTACGGCGTCACCGCGGACGCGTTCCACATCACCGGCACCGACCCCGAGGGCATCGGCCAGATCAAGGCGATCCGCAAGGCCCTGCGCCGCGCGGGCATCGACGGCGGCGACATCCAGCACGTCAACGCGCACGCGACCGGCACCCACGTCGGCGACATCAGCGAGGCCCTCGCCGTCCGCGAGGCGCTCGGCGAGGACGTGGCGGTGACCGCGCCGAAGGGCGCGCTCGGGCACCTCGTCGGCGCGGCCGGTGCGGTCGAGGCGATCCTCACCGCGCTCACGCTCGAATCGGGCATCATCCCGCCCACGCGCAATCTCGACCACCTCGATCCGGCGATCGACCTCGACGTCGTTGCCGGCGCCCCGCGCCAGGCGCGCGTCGAGGCCGCCGTCTCGAACTCGTTCGGGTTCGGCGGCCACAACGTGAGCCTGCTGCTCACCCGCGCCTGA
- a CDS encoding helix-turn-helix transcriptional regulator, whose product MNDTTQRVLSLLNLLQSRPVWTGAELAERLGVTTRSIRRDVDRLRELGYPVRAEHGTGGGYQLGAGKALPPLLLDDEEAVAVAVSLRLAAGGTVTGLGEAAVRSLAKLDQVLPARLRAEVKGVIEATVSLDSPVTAVDADVLVALARAIRTPERATFDYTKSGGERSERRVEPYRLVAAARRWYLMAWDLDREDWRTFRLDRMAAARGTGWRFRPREAPDAVEYVQSSITQAPYQFVAKVRIHAPAHEVAERVPSTMAVVEPEGETTLLTAGADDLDYVAYHVVRLGWPVTVIDPPELRDTMRELAQRLAAAGG is encoded by the coding sequence ATGAACGACACGACGCAGCGCGTCCTGAGTCTGCTGAACCTGCTCCAGTCCCGCCCGGTCTGGACGGGCGCGGAGCTCGCCGAGCGGCTCGGGGTCACCACACGCAGCATCCGCCGCGACGTGGACCGCCTGCGGGAGCTCGGCTACCCGGTGCGGGCCGAGCACGGAACCGGGGGCGGCTACCAGCTCGGCGCCGGGAAGGCGCTGCCGCCGCTGCTGCTCGACGACGAGGAGGCCGTGGCGGTGGCCGTGAGCCTGCGCCTTGCAGCGGGCGGCACGGTCACTGGGCTCGGCGAGGCCGCGGTCCGCTCGCTCGCGAAGCTCGACCAGGTCCTCCCGGCCAGGCTGCGCGCGGAGGTCAAGGGCGTCATCGAGGCGACGGTGAGCCTGGACAGCCCCGTGACGGCCGTGGACGCCGACGTCCTCGTGGCCCTCGCGCGGGCCATCCGTACCCCGGAGCGGGCCACGTTCGACTACACGAAGTCCGGCGGCGAGCGGTCCGAGCGCCGGGTCGAACCGTACCGCCTCGTGGCCGCGGCGCGCCGCTGGTACCTCATGGCGTGGGACCTGGACCGCGAGGACTGGAGGACCTTCCGGCTGGACCGCATGGCAGCCGCCCGCGGCACCGGCTGGCGCTTCAGGCCCCGGGAGGCGCCGGACGCGGTCGAGTACGTCCAGTCGTCCATCACGCAGGCGCCCTACCAGTTCGTCGCGAAGGTCCGCATCCACGCCCCGGCCCACGAGGTCGCCGAACGGGTGCCGTCCACCATGGCCGTCGTCGAGCCCGAGGGGGAGACCACCCTCCTCACCGCCGGTGCGGACGACCTCGACTACGTGGCCTACCACGTGGTCCGGCTGGGCTGGCCCGTCACGGTGATCGACCCGCCGGAGCTGCGGGACACGATGCGCGAGCTCGCGCAGCGGCTCGCCGCGGCCGGGGGCTGA
- a CDS encoding type II toxin-antitoxin system HipA family toxin, with amino-acid sequence MSHDLSALRFIDEADVYKAGVLAGRLWRDERARISFAYRDEYVAAQGRPVARTLPVGAETVGPLHGLPAFFAGLLPEGHRLSVLRSAAKTSLDDELTLLLAVGGDVPGDVQVVPAGTAPSEPEPLADLDAAPADFSRLADALDLHGLPGVQDKVSASMLSAPVASPHHRWILKLDPPGTPHLVLNEALHLAAARALRIPVASAHVVRDAQGVPGLLVSRFDRMHEDGRWRRLELEDGAQILGILPAAKYSVAAEDLVAGVAGACRAPAVAVRNLYLQFLFAWLTGNGDLHAKNVAVLTGPSGHRAPAPVFDLPSTVLYGDMTMALPVAGRTKGLRARHWAEFAASIGLPERAAASATALALKAAAGADLATLPFEGSPLNRALRELRHRRAELD; translated from the coding sequence ATGTCCCACGACCTCTCCGCGCTGAGGTTCATCGACGAGGCGGACGTGTACAAGGCCGGGGTCCTGGCCGGCAGGCTCTGGCGCGACGAGCGGGCACGCATCAGCTTCGCCTACCGGGACGAGTACGTCGCGGCGCAGGGCCGGCCCGTGGCCCGGACGCTGCCGGTGGGGGCGGAGACCGTGGGGCCCCTGCACGGCCTCCCTGCGTTCTTCGCCGGCCTCCTGCCCGAGGGGCACCGGCTCAGCGTGCTGCGGTCCGCGGCCAAGACGAGCCTCGACGATGAGCTCACGCTGCTCCTCGCAGTCGGGGGCGACGTTCCCGGCGACGTCCAGGTGGTCCCCGCGGGCACGGCGCCGTCGGAGCCGGAGCCGCTCGCCGACCTCGACGCGGCGCCGGCGGACTTCTCGCGGCTCGCCGACGCCCTCGACCTGCACGGGCTGCCCGGCGTCCAGGACAAGGTCAGCGCCTCCATGCTCTCCGCGCCCGTCGCCTCCCCCCACCACCGCTGGATCCTCAAGCTCGATCCGCCCGGAACGCCGCACCTCGTCCTCAACGAGGCGCTGCACCTCGCGGCTGCCCGGGCGCTGCGGATCCCCGTCGCGTCCGCCCACGTGGTGCGCGACGCCCAGGGGGTGCCCGGGCTCCTCGTCTCCCGGTTCGACAGGATGCACGAGGACGGCCGCTGGCGCCGGCTCGAGCTGGAGGACGGCGCCCAGATCCTGGGCATCCTGCCCGCGGCGAAGTACTCCGTGGCGGCCGAGGACCTCGTCGCCGGCGTGGCGGGGGCGTGCCGGGCACCGGCGGTCGCCGTCCGCAACCTGTACCTGCAGTTCCTGTTCGCGTGGCTCACCGGAAACGGCGACCTCCACGCCAAGAACGTGGCCGTCCTGACCGGCCCGTCCGGGCATCGCGCCCCCGCGCCGGTCTTCGACCTCCCCAGCACGGTGCTCTACGGCGACATGACCATGGCCCTTCCGGTGGCCGGGCGGACCAAGGGCCTGCGGGCCCGGCACTGGGCCGAGTTCGCCGCGTCAATCGGCCTGCCCGAGCGGGCCGCCGCGTCCGCGACAGCGCTGGCACTCAAGGCCGCGGCCGGCGCGGACCTCGCGACGCTCCCCTTCGAGGGCTCGCCGCTCAACCGGGCCCTGCGCGAGCTGCGGCACCGGAGGGCGGAGCTCGACTAG